From a region of the Arvicanthis niloticus isolate mArvNil1 chromosome 6, mArvNil1.pat.X, whole genome shotgun sequence genome:
- the Erln gene encoding endoregulin, whose product MGQMVSPRTIQNEDFWKNPWDVGGLIVICLFTSTFLLFIAFAVVFGYVEKAAWRKALYEEE is encoded by the coding sequence ATGGGCCAGATGGTATCCCCAAGGACCATCCAGAATGAAGATTTCTGGAAGAACCCGTGGGATGTGGGGGGCCTGATTGTGATTTGCTTGTTCACCTCCACGTTCCTGCTCTTCATCGCATTCGCTGTTGTGTTTGGGTATGTGGAAAAGGCTGCGTGGAGAAAGGCTCTGTATGAAGAGGAGTGA